The following proteins are co-located in the Candidatus Accumulibacter cognatus genome:
- the flgB gene encoding flagellar basal body rod protein FlgB: MASKLDSALFAGQQALTLRAYRQQVLAGNIANADTPHYQARDFDFATTLKDALAGRGEGNLNLVTTSERHFQGTADSGPVRLMYRQTSQASADGNTVDMDVEQANFAENAIFYEAGMSFLSGKVKTLLAALQP, from the coding sequence TTGGCTAGCAAGCTTGACAGCGCGCTTTTCGCGGGGCAGCAGGCACTAACGCTGCGTGCATATCGGCAGCAAGTGCTTGCCGGGAATATCGCCAACGCCGATACTCCGCACTACCAGGCTAGGGACTTCGATTTTGCTACAACGTTGAAGGACGCACTTGCTGGCCGCGGCGAAGGCAATCTCAACCTGGTAACGACTTCTGAACGTCATTTTCAGGGCACTGCGGACTCTGGCCCGGTGCGCCTGATGTATCGCCAGACCAGCCAGGCGAGTGCCGATGGCAATACGGTCGATATGGATGTCGAGCAGGCGAACTTTGCTGAAAACGCCATTTTCTACGAGGCTGGCATGAGTTTTCTCAGTGGCAAGGTCAAGACCCTGCTCGCGGCTCTGCAGCCCTAA
- the flgG gene encoding flagellar basal-body rod protein FlgG, with amino-acid sequence MIRSLWTASTGLNAQQVQIDIIANNLANVSTNGFKQARGIFADLLYQTLRQPGAQSSQTTQIPDGLQIGLGTTPVSTGRIFTQGSLQQTGNTLDLAIDGAGFFQVLLPDGTTAYTRDGSFQKDNQGQIVTANGYPLQPAITIPQNALTITIGTDGVVSITQPNSAATVQIGTIQVATFINNGGLQSIGENLYLETASSGTPTPNTPGTNGSGVVLQNFVEASNVNVAQELVMMIQTQRAYELNSKVVSTSDAMLARLTQL; translated from the coding sequence ATGATCCGCTCGCTATGGACCGCCAGTACTGGCCTCAATGCCCAACAGGTGCAAATAGACATCATTGCCAATAACCTGGCAAACGTCAGCACCAACGGTTTCAAGCAGGCGCGTGGCATTTTCGCTGATCTCCTCTATCAGACCCTTCGTCAGCCGGGAGCCCAGTCGTCACAGACCACCCAGATTCCCGATGGTCTGCAGATCGGTCTCGGAACGACCCCAGTGTCCACGGGTCGCATCTTCACGCAGGGTTCGCTCCAGCAAACCGGCAACACCCTTGATCTGGCGATCGACGGCGCTGGCTTCTTTCAGGTCCTACTGCCGGATGGCACGACCGCCTATACGCGCGATGGCTCGTTCCAGAAAGACAATCAGGGGCAGATCGTGACGGCCAATGGCTATCCCTTGCAGCCCGCGATCACGATTCCGCAGAATGCCTTGACGATCACCATCGGGACCGATGGCGTGGTCAGCATCACGCAGCCGAATTCGGCAGCAACGGTACAGATCGGAACCATCCAGGTGGCAACTTTCATCAATAACGGGGGTTTGCAGAGCATCGGCGAAAATCTCTACCTGGAGACCGCATCGAGTGGTACTCCTACTCCCAATACGCCGGGAACCAATGGTTCCGGAGTGGTTCTGCAAAACTTCGTCGAGGCGTCAAACGTGAACGTAGCGCAGGAACTGGTGATGATGATCCAGACGCAGCGGGCCTACGAACTCAATTCAAAGGTGGTGTCGACTTCGGACGCGATGTTGGCGCGTCTGACCCAGTTGTAG
- the flgF gene encoding flagellar basal-body rod protein FlgF, giving the protein MDRLIYTAMSGAKQAFLQQAGVAQNLANVATVGYRAMEHRFRAAQVLGAGAPTRAFAVDASLANVFEQGPLTVTGRPLDVAVNGAGWIAVQGADGREAYTRAGNLRTDANGVLLTSSGFNVLGEGGPISLPPDNNITIAPDGTVSSIPRIGAGAINNASAVGRIKLVNPPENDLVRGDDGLFRTRSGDEAVSDENVKLVPEALEGSNVNTVDAMVRMISLARQFEMQIKMLQTADSNARAATQILTINA; this is encoded by the coding sequence ATGGATCGACTGATCTACACCGCAATGAGTGGCGCCAAACAGGCTTTCCTGCAGCAAGCCGGCGTTGCGCAGAATTTGGCCAACGTTGCCACAGTCGGTTATCGGGCAATGGAGCACCGCTTCCGCGCTGCACAGGTTCTTGGTGCGGGCGCGCCAACGCGGGCATTCGCAGTCGATGCTTCGCTGGCCAATGTCTTTGAGCAGGGTCCGTTGACAGTCACCGGGCGGCCGCTCGACGTCGCTGTCAACGGCGCTGGCTGGATTGCCGTGCAGGGGGCTGATGGTCGCGAGGCCTATACGCGTGCCGGCAATCTCAGAACCGATGCCAACGGCGTGCTGCTGACCAGTTCCGGCTTCAACGTGCTCGGCGAGGGCGGGCCAATCTCGCTGCCACCGGACAACAACATCACGATTGCTCCGGACGGCACGGTATCGAGCATCCCGCGGATCGGCGCGGGAGCAATCAACAACGCGAGCGCGGTCGGTCGCATCAAGCTGGTCAACCCGCCAGAGAACGATCTGGTGCGCGGTGATGACGGACTCTTTCGCACCCGCAGCGGCGACGAAGCAGTTTCCGACGAGAACGTCAAGCTCGTCCCGGAGGCGCTTGAGGGCAGCAACGTCAATACGGTGGACGCAATGGTCCGAATGATCAGTCTGGCGCGCCAGTTCGAAATGCAGATCAAGATGTTGCAGACGGCGGACAGCAATGCGCGTGCGGCCACCCAGATTCTCACGATCAATGCCTGA
- a CDS encoding flagellar basal body P-ring protein FlgI, protein MARIMDRQVGRGLWRTLILAALAGMLSAPVTAERIKDLASVQGVRNNQLIGYGLVVGLDGSGDQTTQTPFTTQSIINMLAQLGTTLPTTQSLQLKNVAAVMVTANLPPFARVGQQIDITVSSMGNAKSLRGGTLLMTPLKGADGQIYAQAQGNLLVAGAGAAAAGSKVVVNHLLAGRVVGGATVEREVPTALGQGPFVHYEMATTDFGTTQRVVEVINREIGPGTAQAVDGRLIRVLAPEEANSRVAFLGRVEALEVRPTQTVAKVIINPRTGSVVMNQKVTIDSCAVAHGNLSVVVNSEQKVSQPNALAGGQTVTTTQSEIEIKQGGGSLIQLKAGVSLAEVVKAINALGAGPQDLLSILQSMKAAGALRADLEII, encoded by the coding sequence ATGGCACGGATCATGGACAGGCAAGTCGGCAGGGGTCTGTGGCGCACTCTCATTCTGGCCGCCCTGGCGGGCATGTTGAGCGCCCCGGTCACCGCCGAGCGGATCAAGGATCTGGCTTCCGTACAGGGAGTGCGCAACAATCAGTTGATTGGCTATGGCCTGGTTGTGGGACTGGACGGGAGTGGTGACCAGACGACACAGACCCCCTTTACCACGCAAAGCATCATCAACATGCTGGCGCAACTCGGGACGACCTTGCCGACGACACAATCGCTGCAGCTCAAGAACGTCGCAGCAGTGATGGTGACCGCCAATCTGCCTCCCTTTGCAAGGGTCGGGCAGCAGATCGACATCACCGTGTCGTCGATGGGCAATGCCAAGAGTCTTCGCGGCGGAACGTTGCTGATGACGCCGCTGAAAGGCGCAGACGGTCAGATCTACGCACAGGCACAAGGCAATTTGCTGGTGGCCGGTGCGGGAGCCGCAGCAGCCGGCAGTAAGGTGGTGGTCAATCATCTGCTTGCCGGGCGAGTGGTAGGTGGCGCCACCGTCGAACGTGAGGTGCCGACGGCACTCGGTCAGGGTCCATTCGTTCATTACGAAATGGCAACGACCGACTTCGGCACCACCCAGCGAGTGGTCGAAGTCATCAACCGCGAGATTGGCCCAGGTACGGCGCAGGCGGTGGACGGCCGCCTGATTCGCGTGCTTGCACCCGAGGAAGCGAATAGCCGGGTGGCTTTTCTGGGGCGAGTCGAGGCCCTTGAAGTACGGCCGACCCAAACCGTTGCCAAGGTGATCATCAATCCCCGGACCGGTTCGGTGGTCATGAACCAGAAGGTAACCATCGATTCCTGCGCGGTGGCACATGGTAATCTGTCGGTGGTCGTCAACAGCGAACAGAAGGTCAGCCAGCCCAACGCGCTAGCCGGCGGGCAGACAGTGACCACGACGCAGAGTGAGATCGAGATCAAACAGGGAGGCGGTTCGTTGATCCAGTTGAAAGCCGGCGTCAGTCTTGCCGAGGTGGTCAAGGCAATCAATGCGCTGGGCGCCGGTCCGCAGGATCTGTTGTCCATTCTGCAGTCGATGAAAGCCGCGGGCGCGCTGCGCGCCGACCTCGAAATCATCTGA
- a CDS encoding flagellar basal body L-ring protein FlgH, which produces MGKAWLVVRSLLTLTGLLLGACTTVPPTNVHQPMSARPAQRPDALAASLVATGSIYQAGTSRTLFEDRRARYVGDTITVTITENTSAATKSNSSLSKTGSISASSGPNVNLPGKSLIELKGSSSNTAAGKGEAAANNVFTGTITVTVIEVLANGNLLVSGEKQVAIGHGQEYIRLSGIINPYFVNAANTIASSQIADARIEYKESGGISEAQVMGWLARFFLTFMPF; this is translated from the coding sequence ATGGGTAAGGCATGGCTCGTGGTGAGGTCTCTGCTGACGCTAACCGGACTGCTGCTGGGAGCATGTACGACGGTGCCGCCAACCAATGTCCATCAACCCATGAGCGCACGCCCCGCGCAGCGGCCCGACGCACTCGCCGCCAGCCTCGTCGCGACTGGCAGCATTTACCAGGCCGGAACATCGCGAACCCTGTTCGAAGACCGGCGCGCTCGTTATGTCGGCGATACGATCACGGTGACGATTACCGAGAACACTTCGGCGGCCACCAAGTCGAACAGCAGTCTTTCCAAGACTGGCAGCATCAGCGCCTCGTCCGGACCAAACGTCAATCTGCCCGGCAAGTCGCTGATTGAACTCAAAGGCAGTAGCAGCAACACGGCTGCCGGCAAGGGTGAGGCCGCCGCCAACAATGTGTTTACCGGTACCATCACGGTGACGGTCATCGAAGTGCTGGCAAACGGCAACCTGCTTGTCTCCGGCGAAAAGCAGGTGGCGATTGGGCATGGGCAAGAGTACATCCGCCTGTCAGGGATCATCAACCCTTATTTCGTGAATGCCGCCAACACCATTGCATCGTCGCAAATTGCGGATGCACGCATCGAATACAAGGAAAGCGGCGGGATCAGTGAAGCTCAGGTCATGGGCTGGCTGGCGCGCTTCTTCCTGACCTTCATGCCTTTCTGA
- the flgE gene encoding flagellar hook protein FlgE, whose translation MSFQQGLSGLNASAASLNVIGNNVANVATVGFKRADAHFSDLYAASLGIGSGSQIGIGVTVSAIQQQFTQGNLTTTNNPLDLALNGPGYFRMSHEGAITYTRNGQFHLDKEGYVINDKNLRLTGYPVAENGDISPTNPVEIQLSASQIPPRATSDPLAGDISAAINLDALDSVPLVTTFDPTNTQSYNFSTALNVFDTLGVMHNLSTYYVRTATPGTWDIYATLDGVLSADAAPGGRSLVFDTSGILTSVVPAPAAGDPLFSIPMPEWDLTDGATTPWSPGSIDYTDTTQFGNDSTVDRLIQGGYAAGSLVGVGVSSDGILQGRYSNSQSRNLGQVVLANFSDPNGLLNLGNNEWSETSTSGPPLLGAPGTGTRAVIQSATVEDSNVDLTKELVDMISAQRNYQANAQTIKTQDQVMQTLVNLR comes from the coding sequence ATGAGTTTTCAACAGGGTTTGAGTGGTCTGAATGCTTCGGCCGCGTCGCTGAATGTGATTGGCAACAACGTCGCCAACGTCGCTACCGTCGGCTTCAAGAGGGCAGATGCGCACTTCTCGGATCTCTACGCGGCTTCGCTGGGTATCGGGTCCGGTTCGCAGATCGGTATCGGGGTCACGGTGTCGGCAATCCAGCAACAGTTCACCCAGGGTAATCTGACGACCACCAACAATCCCCTGGACCTGGCACTCAATGGTCCCGGCTATTTTCGCATGAGTCATGAAGGGGCAATCACCTATACTCGCAACGGCCAGTTTCACCTCGATAAGGAAGGTTACGTCATCAACGACAAGAACCTTCGTCTGACTGGCTATCCGGTTGCTGAGAATGGTGACATTTCCCCGACCAACCCGGTCGAGATACAGTTATCTGCCAGCCAGATTCCACCGCGGGCAACCAGCGATCCGCTGGCGGGAGACATCAGCGCGGCAATCAATCTCGACGCACTCGATTCGGTTCCCTTGGTGACCACCTTCGATCCCACCAATACGCAATCGTACAATTTCTCGACCGCCCTGAATGTTTTCGACACCCTCGGGGTGATGCACAACCTGAGCACGTACTACGTTCGCACGGCAACTCCCGGGACATGGGACATCTATGCAACGCTTGATGGGGTGCTGTCTGCGGATGCTGCTCCGGGGGGTCGGAGTCTGGTATTCGATACCTCGGGAATACTGACGAGCGTGGTACCAGCACCGGCTGCAGGAGACCCCTTGTTCTCCATTCCGATGCCGGAATGGGATCTGACGGACGGAGCCACCACACCTTGGTCACCGGGAAGCATCGATTACACCGATACCACCCAGTTCGGGAATGACTCGACAGTCGATCGCCTGATACAGGGAGGATATGCCGCTGGCAGTCTGGTGGGCGTGGGCGTCTCGAGTGACGGGATCCTGCAAGGTCGCTACAGCAACAGTCAGTCGCGCAACCTCGGGCAAGTCGTGCTTGCCAATTTCAGCGATCCCAATGGCCTGCTGAATCTGGGCAACAATGAATGGAGTGAGACTTCGACCTCCGGCCCGCCACTGCTCGGTGCGCCGGGGACAGGAACGCGCGCCGTGATCCAGTCGGCGACAGTGGAAGACTCGAACGTCGACCTCACCAAGGAACTGGTCGACATGATTTCAGCACAGCGCAACTATCAGGCCAATGCACAAACGATCAAGACCCAGGATCAGGTCATGCAGACCCTGGTGAACCTGCGCTAA
- the flgC gene encoding flagellar basal body rod protein FlgC: protein MSLFNTFAVAGSAVTAQAIRLNAVASNLANVDSVIGSDGKPYRAKQVVFAATPMGSPAAQGVRVKQVVEDSSPGRMVYDPRNPAADEKGYVAMPNVNVVEEMTNMISASRAYQNNVEVMNTAKQLLLKTLTLGQ from the coding sequence ATGAGCCTGTTCAATACCTTTGCTGTGGCCGGTAGTGCAGTAACCGCACAGGCGATACGCCTCAACGCGGTCGCCAGCAACCTGGCGAACGTGGACAGCGTGATCGGTTCGGACGGCAAGCCTTATCGGGCCAAACAGGTGGTGTTTGCCGCTACACCGATGGGCAGCCCTGCGGCACAAGGGGTTCGGGTTAAACAGGTGGTTGAGGACAGCAGTCCCGGGCGTATGGTTTATGACCCACGCAATCCTGCCGCCGACGAAAAAGGCTACGTCGCGATGCCCAATGTGAACGTGGTTGAAGAAATGACCAACATGATTTCAGCGTCGCGTGCCTACCAGAACAACGTCGAGGTGATGAACACCGCCAAGCAGTTGCTGCTCAAAACGCTGACGCTTGGTCAGTAG
- a CDS encoding flagellar hook assembly protein FlgD: MNAVQSAVNSSSDIFAAINAQAKAGTTDASSGSEDVQNRFLKLLVTQLKNQDPLNPLDNAAVTTQISQISTVAGIENLNATMQTLLSDFNDSQSMQAAGLIGKSVLVPGSRLALSDGGAGGGAKASGGANLAGPADKVTLTILDAAGKVVQSQNLGARDAGSFSFTWDGKTDAGTTAPPGNYSFTIAAVRGSETVATEAMHLGTVSALVRDKGAFQLELAGLGRVDFNKVQQIF; the protein is encoded by the coding sequence ATGAACGCCGTGCAATCAGCAGTCAATTCAAGCAGCGACATTTTTGCGGCGATCAATGCCCAGGCAAAGGCCGGCACGACCGATGCGAGTTCAGGCAGTGAGGATGTCCAGAACCGCTTTCTCAAGCTGCTGGTAACGCAACTGAAGAATCAGGACCCGCTCAACCCGCTCGACAATGCTGCGGTGACCACGCAGATCTCGCAGATCAGTACGGTGGCCGGTATCGAAAATCTGAACGCGACGATGCAGACCCTGTTGAGCGACTTCAACGACAGCCAGTCGATGCAGGCGGCGGGTCTGATTGGCAAGAGCGTTCTCGTTCCTGGTTCCCGGCTTGCTCTGAGCGACGGCGGAGCCGGTGGCGGTGCCAAAGCCAGTGGCGGTGCCAATCTTGCGGGCCCGGCTGACAAGGTGACGCTGACGATCCTCGATGCCGCCGGCAAGGTGGTGCAAAGTCAGAATCTGGGCGCGCGCGATGCCGGCAGCTTCAGCTTTACCTGGGACGGCAAGACCGATGCCGGAACGACCGCGCCGCCAGGCAACTACAGTTTCACGATCGCTGCCGTGCGTGGCAGCGAAACTGTGGCCACAGAAGCGATGCATTTGGGCACAGTTTCTGCCTTGGTCAGAGACAAGGGCGCCTTCCAGCTTGAACTCGCTGGACTGGGCAGAGTAGATTTCAACAAGGTGCAGCAGATTTTCTAG